A single genomic interval of Spirosoma linguale DSM 74 harbors:
- a CDS encoding nucleoside:H symporter (PFAM: nucleoside:H symporter; major facilitator superfamily MFS_1~KEGG: cja:CJA_3342 nucleoside-transport system protein), translating into MLSTTRVKLSVMMFLQFFVWGAWYGQMSKYLLTQLHSTGDQVGNAYAAFSLAMIIAPFFVGMIADRYFAAQKVLGVLNLLGAVVLYFITQNTDPDNFFYLILAYCLTFAPTLALTASIAMQQMSVPEKEFPGIRVLGTVAWIIVTNIVGYYGFGDKVTIFQLSMYSAVVLGIFAFFLPNTPPKATTSTSFSQILGLDAFKLFKDRSFAIFFLSSVLICIPLSFYYAMANPSLTDGGMQNVENKMSLGQASEVIFMLLIPLAYTRLGVKKMLIVGLVAWIVRFICFGYGDGGSGEWMLYLAIVLHGVCYDFFFVTGQIYTDNKAGEKIKSSAQGLISLATYGIGMGIGSKLSGIVLDMYTRPDGTKDWLAVWLVPAAIAAAVLIIFVLLFSDKKKAVPNEGQLVS; encoded by the coding sequence ATGCTGTCAACGACCCGCGTCAAACTTTCCGTCATGATGTTTCTCCAGTTTTTTGTTTGGGGAGCCTGGTACGGTCAGATGAGTAAATACCTGCTTACACAACTTCATTCAACGGGCGATCAGGTCGGTAATGCCTATGCGGCTTTCTCGCTGGCCATGATCATCGCTCCCTTTTTCGTCGGTATGATTGCCGACCGTTATTTTGCCGCTCAAAAGGTGCTGGGTGTTCTTAATCTGCTGGGTGCGGTCGTTTTGTACTTCATCACCCAAAATACTGACCCTGATAATTTTTTCTACCTCATTCTGGCGTATTGCCTGACGTTTGCGCCAACGCTGGCCCTCACTGCCTCTATTGCGATGCAGCAGATGAGTGTCCCCGAAAAAGAGTTTCCGGGCATTCGGGTGCTGGGTACGGTGGCGTGGATTATCGTGACAAACATCGTTGGTTATTATGGTTTTGGCGATAAGGTGACCATCTTCCAGCTATCCATGTATTCGGCGGTTGTTTTGGGTATTTTTGCCTTCTTTCTACCCAACACACCTCCCAAAGCGACGACATCTACGTCGTTCTCCCAGATTCTTGGACTGGATGCGTTTAAACTGTTTAAAGACCGGTCGTTTGCAATCTTCTTCCTGTCATCGGTATTGATCTGCATCCCGCTTTCGTTCTACTACGCTATGGCTAACCCCTCGCTGACCGATGGCGGTATGCAGAATGTAGAGAATAAAATGTCGCTGGGGCAGGCGTCTGAAGTGATTTTCATGCTGCTGATTCCCCTGGCCTATACGCGGCTTGGTGTTAAGAAAATGCTGATAGTAGGGCTGGTAGCCTGGATTGTCCGGTTTATCTGCTTCGGCTATGGCGACGGCGGCTCCGGCGAATGGATGCTCTATCTGGCTATCGTACTGCACGGCGTTTGCTATGATTTCTTCTTCGTAACGGGCCAGATTTATACGGACAACAAGGCGGGCGAGAAAATCAAATCGTCGGCGCAGGGGCTCATCTCCCTCGCTACCTATGGTATCGGGATGGGTATTGGTTCCAAACTGTCGGGTATCGTGCTCGACATGTATACCCGCCCCGATGGCACTAAAGACTGGCTAGCTGTGTGGCTCGTTCCGGCCGCTATTGCCGCTGCGGTATTGATCATCTTTGTGCTGCTGTTTTCGGATAAGAAGAAAGCCGTTCCTAATGAGGGTCAACTGGTATCGTAA
- a CDS encoding exodeoxyribonuclease III Xth (KEGG: bba:Bd3524 exodeoxyribonuclease III~TIGRFAM: exodeoxyribonuclease III Xth; exodeoxyribonuclease III~PFAM: Endonuclease/exonuclease/phosphatase): MQLISYNINGIRAAIRNGLLDWLAQNQFDILCFQEVKATTDVVDLSVFEQLGYQYHWHAAEKKGYSGVATFSKIAPTNVVLGCGLPVYDCEGRILRTDFGDLTLLNCYFPSGTTGEVRQGVKMEFLRDFYQFVQELRKERPKVIVVGDYNIAHNAIDIHDPVRNKNTTGFLPEERAWMDSWFGSGMTDGFRYKHPTDVAYSWWSYRAGARTNNKGWRIDYASLTDNLRDRIIDCAMLPDAVHADHCPVCLNLDL, translated from the coding sequence ATGCAGCTTATTTCTTACAACATAAACGGTATTCGGGCGGCTATCCGCAACGGTTTGCTTGACTGGCTTGCCCAAAACCAATTCGATATTCTTTGCTTTCAGGAAGTGAAAGCCACCACCGACGTTGTTGACCTGTCCGTATTTGAGCAACTGGGCTATCAATACCACTGGCACGCGGCCGAAAAGAAAGGCTATTCGGGTGTGGCGACCTTTTCGAAAATAGCGCCAACAAACGTAGTACTGGGTTGCGGACTGCCCGTCTATGACTGCGAAGGCCGAATTCTCCGTACCGATTTTGGTGATCTGACCTTGCTGAATTGTTATTTTCCATCGGGTACAACCGGCGAAGTTCGGCAGGGCGTTAAAATGGAGTTTCTGCGTGACTTTTACCAATTTGTTCAGGAACTCCGCAAAGAGCGGCCCAAGGTTATCGTGGTCGGCGACTACAACATTGCGCATAACGCCATTGACATCCATGACCCTGTCCGAAATAAAAATACCACCGGTTTCCTGCCCGAGGAGCGAGCCTGGATGGACAGTTGGTTTGGCAGTGGCATGACGGATGGCTTTCGGTACAAACATCCGACTGATGTAGCGTATAGTTGGTGGAGTTACCGCGCCGGTGCCCGTACCAACAATAAAGGCTGGCGTATCGACTACGCGTCCCTAACCGATAACCTACGCGACCGGATTATTGACTGCGCCATGCTGCCCGACGCCGTTCATGCGGATCACTGTCCGGTGTGTCTGAACCTGGATTTATAA